One Spirochaetota bacterium genomic window carries:
- a CDS encoding DEAD/DEAH box helicase, producing the protein MDNALELFHPLVARWFRETLGEPTGIQTQAWTEIAAGSHVLATAPTGSGKTLAAFLWALNQLAAGAWQGGAPRVLYISPHKALNNDIRKNLTIPLEGLREHFGKNGAVLPPIGVMTRSGDTPPEERRLLYRHPPEILITTPESLNIMVTSGSGRALFRGITTVILDEIHALAGTKRGTHLMTAVERLTLISGEFQRIALSATVRPLETVADFIGGFRLVSGATGPRYEKRPVTILRAEDTKSYALSIEYPERPGDDGEDDTWWQVLSRRMKETIRGNRSTLFFANSRRVAEKMARYLNEDEGEIIAYSHHGSIAREIRLEVEERMKRGELKAIVATSSLELGIDIGDLDEVILVQTPFSISSCLQRLGRAGHGVGERSAGRIFPTHGMDLLTAAVMARCVDERGIEPVRPVECPLDILAQVIVSMTAAETWNIDDLYNFLKTCHPYHNLSRNQYGLVLEMLAGRYADSRLKELSQRVSIDRLDNTVAARAGAAYIIYTSGGTIPDRGYYDMRVQGAGSKIGELDEEFVWERKIGDTFTLGTQGWRIQNITHNDVEVVPLRGTAGMLPFWKAEERDRDFYYSEKILSFLKEADEGLGDPEGFIDRLRHVYSMDENAAASLADFLQRQKAASGGKLPHRGRVVIEHYHDGSGASDSTETVLHTFWGGRVNRPYAMALAAAWEERYHTPLEIFVSDANILLILTGDVSIREALSLVTAENLEELLRKRMESSGFFGARFRINAARALLLPRATFKKRYPLWLNRLRSRKLLETVMAYPDFPILLETWRECLQDDFDLESLKILLDEAAAGRIEFTETTNSAPSPFCGSLIWRQTNKYMYQDDAPEGRGQSNLSQAILDEVLHSSRLRPRIPARLAADLESRLQRLRAGYAPSSPAELLDWLKERLLIPLDEWDRLAAACRRDSPDFPAELPPAISEKISTIILPGSTVTHRAALENVPLIRSLFGMADDGGAISPGAGTSAVESEMDRADFLAQWLSYYGPLRRERITESLGIRGGDLEDLLERLAEERRIIVDAIIEGSDSEEVCYTDNLERLLRMARQDRQPSFKALGPEYLQLFLASHQGAARPGETMEDMQKRMEKLFGYPAPAHLWEEAILPARMRDYRTEWLDSLLHTTPLKWVGAGKKTVTFVLEDEARLFIEPGRKEIERALRIFPDRRGRYNLFDIAGHMSANTGEAARVLWELAWKGTVVNDSMEALRKGIQNDFVPAGLENVQPLRVPGRRAGMSRWAATRPVQESWRMLDTEQAELDGIDRQETDRDRARSLFDRYGVLFRELLESEAPAMRWKKMFPVLRLMELSGEIMSGYFFEGIPGAQFISPEAFRILREGLDEDLLYWLNARDPASLCGIAIEGLKGTMPRRAVFNHIVCIGKRIVMELQKSGKDLRIHIPPDHPRLQEALGIYKAILTRGFNPVNPLNVEKINGLPAIDSEYCGVLKEFGFRPSYKALTLWKTY; encoded by the coding sequence ATGGATAATGCTCTGGAGTTGTTCCATCCCCTGGTGGCCCGCTGGTTCAGGGAGACACTGGGTGAGCCGACGGGGATCCAGACTCAGGCGTGGACGGAGATCGCCGCCGGGTCCCATGTCCTCGCCACCGCTCCCACGGGAAGCGGCAAGACACTGGCCGCCTTTCTCTGGGCCCTGAACCAGCTTGCGGCAGGAGCCTGGCAGGGCGGAGCGCCGCGCGTGCTCTACATCTCTCCCCACAAGGCCCTCAACAACGACATCAGGAAAAACCTGACGATCCCGCTGGAAGGCCTCAGGGAGCACTTCGGGAAAAACGGCGCGGTCCTTCCGCCCATCGGGGTGATGACACGGAGCGGCGACACGCCCCCGGAGGAGCGGCGCCTCCTGTACCGGCACCCGCCGGAGATCCTCATTACCACGCCGGAAAGCCTGAACATCATGGTCACCAGCGGCAGCGGCAGGGCTCTCTTCCGGGGGATCACGACGGTCATACTGGACGAGATCCACGCCCTGGCAGGCACGAAGCGGGGCACCCACCTCATGACCGCGGTGGAGCGCCTTACCCTCATAAGCGGAGAGTTCCAGCGCATAGCTCTTTCGGCCACGGTGCGCCCCCTGGAGACCGTGGCTGATTTCATCGGCGGCTTCCGGCTGGTATCCGGAGCGACCGGCCCCCGCTACGAGAAGCGCCCTGTCACGATACTCCGCGCCGAGGACACGAAGTCCTACGCGCTCTCCATCGAATACCCGGAGCGGCCCGGGGACGACGGCGAGGATGACACCTGGTGGCAGGTCCTTTCGCGCCGCATGAAGGAAACGATCAGGGGCAACCGGTCGACGCTTTTCTTCGCCAACAGCCGCAGGGTGGCGGAAAAGATGGCGCGCTACCTGAACGAGGACGAAGGGGAGATCATCGCCTATTCGCATCACGGGTCCATCGCCCGCGAGATACGCCTCGAGGTGGAGGAGCGGATGAAGCGGGGCGAGCTGAAGGCCATCGTGGCGACGAGCTCACTGGAGCTCGGCATCGATATCGGCGACCTCGACGAGGTCATCCTGGTGCAGACGCCCTTCTCCATATCCTCATGCCTCCAGCGCCTCGGACGGGCCGGCCACGGCGTGGGCGAAAGGAGCGCGGGGAGGATCTTCCCCACCCACGGCATGGACCTCCTCACGGCCGCGGTCATGGCCCGGTGCGTCGACGAGCGCGGGATAGAGCCGGTGCGGCCGGTAGAATGCCCCCTGGATATCCTGGCGCAGGTCATCGTGTCGATGACCGCGGCCGAGACATGGAACATCGACGACCTGTATAATTTTCTGAAAACCTGCCATCCCTATCATAACCTTTCGCGGAATCAGTACGGCCTCGTCCTGGAGATGCTCGCCGGAAGATACGCCGACAGCAGGCTGAAGGAGCTGTCCCAACGCGTCTCCATCGACCGCCTCGACAACACGGTCGCCGCCCGCGCCGGCGCGGCCTATATCATATACACCTCCGGCGGCACCATCCCGGACCGGGGCTATTACGACATGCGCGTCCAGGGCGCGGGCTCGAAGATCGGCGAGCTCGACGAGGAGTTCGTGTGGGAGCGGAAGATCGGCGACACCTTCACCCTGGGAACCCAGGGCTGGCGCATCCAGAACATAACGCACAACGACGTGGAGGTGGTCCCCCTCCGGGGAACGGCGGGAATGCTCCCCTTCTGGAAGGCCGAGGAGCGGGACCGCGACTTCTACTACTCCGAAAAGATCCTGTCCTTCCTGAAAGAGGCGGACGAGGGCCTTGGCGACCCCGAAGGCTTCATTGACCGCCTCCGGCACGTATATTCTATGGACGAAAACGCGGCCGCTTCCCTGGCGGATTTTCTCCAGCGCCAGAAAGCGGCCTCCGGCGGGAAGCTGCCCCACCGGGGCCGCGTCGTGATCGAGCATTACCACGACGGGAGCGGCGCATCGGACAGCACGGAAACGGTCCTTCACACCTTCTGGGGCGGCCGCGTGAACCGCCCCTATGCCATGGCCCTGGCCGCCGCCTGGGAGGAGCGCTATCACACGCCCCTGGAGATATTCGTCAGCGACGCCAATATCCTTCTCATACTCACCGGCGATGTTTCAATCAGGGAGGCGCTGAGCCTGGTCACGGCGGAAAACCTGGAGGAGCTGCTGAGGAAGCGCATGGAAAGCTCCGGCTTCTTCGGCGCGCGGTTCAGGATAAACGCGGCCCGGGCCCTCCTCCTTCCGCGGGCCACATTTAAGAAGAGGTATCCCCTCTGGCTGAACAGGCTCAGGTCGCGGAAGCTCCTGGAGACGGTCATGGCCTATCCGGACTTCCCCATCCTCCTCGAGACATGGCGGGAATGCCTCCAGGACGACTTCGACCTGGAGAGCCTTAAAATCCTCCTCGACGAGGCGGCCGCTGGACGGATCGAGTTCACGGAGACGACCAACAGCGCGCCTTCCCCCTTCTGCGGCAGCCTCATCTGGCGTCAGACCAACAAGTACATGTACCAGGACGACGCCCCGGAGGGCCGCGGTCAGTCGAACCTGAGCCAGGCGATACTGGACGAGGTCCTTCACTCGTCGCGGCTCCGGCCCCGGATACCGGCGCGCCTCGCGGCCGACCTGGAGAGCAGGCTCCAGCGCCTCAGGGCCGGGTACGCGCCGTCGAGTCCGGCGGAGCTCCTGGATTGGCTCAAGGAGCGTCTCCTCATTCCCCTTGACGAGTGGGACAGGCTGGCGGCGGCGTGCCGGCGGGATTCTCCCGATTTCCCTGCGGAGCTCCCGCCTGCAATATCAGAAAAAATCTCTACTATTATACTTCCGGGAAGCACCGTCACCCACCGGGCGGCCCTTGAGAACGTCCCCCTCATCCGCAGCCTCTTCGGCATGGCCGATGACGGCGGCGCCATATCCCCTGGGGCCGGCACCTCAGCCGTTGAAAGCGAAATGGACAGGGCTGACTTCCTGGCCCAGTGGCTCTCCTACTACGGGCCCCTCAGGCGGGAGCGGATAACGGAATCCCTCGGCATACGGGGAGGCGACCTGGAGGACCTCCTGGAGCGCCTCGCGGAGGAGCGGCGCATCATAGTCGACGCGATCATTGAAGGGAGCGACTCGGAGGAAGTCTGCTATACCGACAACCTGGAGCGCCTTCTCAGGATGGCGCGTCAGGACCGCCAGCCATCCTTTAAAGCCCTCGGTCCGGAATACCTGCAGCTCTTCCTGGCGTCCCACCAGGGCGCTGCGCGGCCGGGCGAGACCATGGAAGATATGCAGAAGCGGATGGAGAAGCTCTTCGGTTACCCGGCGCCGGCGCACCTCTGGGAGGAAGCGATCCTGCCGGCGCGGATGAGGGATTACCGGACGGAATGGCTCGACTCCCTGCTCCATACCACCCCGCTGAAATGGGTCGGCGCCGGGAAAAAAACGGTCACCTTTGTCCTTGAGGACGAGGCGCGGCTCTTCATCGAGCCGGGCCGGAAAGAGATCGAGCGGGCATTGCGGATATTCCCGGACCGGCGAGGCCGCTACAATCTTTTCGACATAGCGGGCCACATGTCGGCGAATACCGGGGAAGCGGCCCGGGTCCTCTGGGAGCTCGCCTGGAAGGGAACGGTCGTCAACGACTCAATGGAAGCCTTGCGCAAGGGAATCCAGAACGACTTCGTGCCGGCCGGCCTGGAGAATGTCCAACCCCTGCGCGTACCGGGACGCCGCGCGGGCATGAGCAGATGGGCGGCGACCAGACCGGTACAGGAAAGCTGGAGGATGCTGGACACGGAGCAGGCGGAGCTCGACGGGATCGACCGCCAGGAAACGGACCGGGACCGCGCCCGGTCCCTCTTCGACCGCTACGGCGTCCTCTTCCGCGAGCTCCTGGAGAGCGAGGCCCCGGCCATGCGGTGGAAAAAGATGTTCCCGGTGCTCCGCCTCATGGAGCTCTCAGGCGAGATCATGAGCGGATATTTTTTCGAGGGAATTCCGGGGGCGCAGTTCATCTCTCCCGAGGCCTTCCGGATTCTCCGGGAGGGCCTCGACGAAGACCTTCTCTACTGGCTGAACGCCCGGGACCCTGCCTCACTCTGCGGCATCGCCATCGAGGGCCTGAAGGGCACAATGCCTCGGCGGGCCGTGTTCAACCATATCGTGTGCATTGGGAAACGCATCGTGATGGAACTCCAAAAAAGCGGCAAGGACCTCCGCATCCATATACCGCCGGACCATCCGCGGCTCCAGGAGGCCCTTGGCATATACAAGGCAATCCTTACCCGCGGATTCAATCCTGTGAATCCTCTTAACGTGGAGAAGATCAACGGCCTTCCAGCCATTGACAGCGAATACTGCGGCGTGTTGAAGGAATTCGGGTTCAGGCCAAGCTACAAGGCCCTGACGTTATGGAAGACGTACTAA
- a CDS encoding AbrB/MazE/SpoVT family DNA-binding domain-containing protein, which translates to MKIMERGRITIPKKIRDKYGLKPDTEVDIFPVEEGILIVKSILQKSPFNEVYGILKKKRDSDGLVDKMRGG; encoded by the coding sequence ATGAAAATTATGGAACGCGGACGGATAACAATCCCCAAGAAAATAAGGGATAAGTATGGGCTGAAGCCCGATACTGAGGTTGACATTTTTCCAGTCGAGGAGGGCATCCTTATCGTCAAGAGTATCTTGCAGAAAAGCCCGTTCAATGAAGTATATGGAATATTGAAAAAAAAGCGTGACAGCGATGGCCTTGTCGATAAGATGAGGGGCGGATAA
- a CDS encoding nitroreductase family protein, producing the protein MDVQEAIQKRRAYRALGPVEITDDIIREMATAAQLMPSCFNNQPWRFVFARSKEALAKMHGCMNKGNEWTFKASAIVAAFAKRENDCLIKEREFYLFDLGQAVSAMVLRATELGLVAHPIAGFDPGKVRQALGIPDEYMVLTLVIVGKKSDDTSSLTEWQLGQEPQRPPRLPLDTICAVDAFNEKMNAKVER; encoded by the coding sequence ATGGACGTGCAAGAAGCCATTCAAAAACGCCGGGCCTACCGGGCCCTGGGGCCTGTTGAAATAACCGATGATATCATCAGGGAGATGGCCACGGCCGCTCAGCTCATGCCCTCCTGTTTCAACAACCAGCCGTGGCGCTTTGTCTTTGCCCGGTCAAAGGAGGCCCTGGCGAAGATGCACGGATGCATGAACAAGGGAAACGAGTGGACCTTCAAGGCATCGGCCATTGTCGCGGCCTTCGCGAAAAGGGAAAACGACTGTCTCATCAAGGAGAGGGAGTTCTATCTCTTCGACCTGGGCCAGGCCGTGTCGGCCATGGTCCTCCGCGCCACGGAGCTCGGCCTGGTGGCCCATCCCATCGCCGGTTTCGACCCCGGGAAGGTGAGGCAGGCCCTCGGCATCCCCGATGAGTACATGGTCCTCACGCTGGTCATCGTGGGAAAAAAATCGGACGATACAAGCTCCCTCACGGAGTGGCAGCTGGGCCAGGAGCCGCAGCGGCCGCCCCGTCTTCCCCTGGATACGATCTGCGCCGTCGACGCGTTCAATGAGAAAATGAACGCAAAGGTGGAGCGATAA
- the lysA gene encoding diaminopimelate decarboxylase: MNNDFAYIHEIWTREQDFFGRATPLSLVEKYGSPLYVYNENMLRSRCREMKRLIDYPAFAVNYSAKANTNPAILKIIREEGLYVDAMSPGEIFLELKAGFRPEDILFICNNVSDEEIRYAVDAGILVSVDSISQLERLGRLNRGGRVAVRINPGIGAGHHEKVVTAGTNTKFGVDPRFAGELRAALGRHDLRLAGLNQHIGSLFMTGDEYIEAARFLFSFAEDFPEIEFLDFGGGFGIPYHKENGEKRLDLSHVGKRLQKAVEEWVEKTGRRITIKIEPGRYTVAECGLLLGTVHALKVNGGRSYAGTDIGFNVLIRRAMYDAHHDIEVYSDTPRESAPMAQVTVVGNICETGDIIAKDRMLPPLMEGDILGILDAGAYGMVMASNYNCRLRPAEVLITAGGDDVLIRSRDTLEDLARHYPG, from the coding sequence ATGAATAACGATTTTGCTTACATCCACGAGATCTGGACACGGGAACAGGACTTCTTCGGCAGGGCGACGCCTCTTTCGCTGGTTGAAAAATATGGAAGCCCCCTGTACGTGTACAACGAGAACATGCTGCGGAGCCGCTGCAGGGAGATGAAGCGGCTCATCGACTACCCGGCCTTCGCCGTGAACTACTCCGCCAAGGCCAATACCAACCCAGCCATCCTCAAGATCATCCGCGAGGAAGGCCTGTACGTCGACGCCATGTCGCCCGGCGAGATATTCCTTGAGCTGAAAGCCGGGTTCAGGCCGGAGGACATTCTCTTTATCTGCAACAACGTGTCCGACGAGGAGATCCGCTACGCCGTCGACGCCGGCATCCTGGTGAGCGTGGATTCGATTTCGCAGCTGGAGCGTCTCGGACGGCTGAACCGGGGCGGCCGGGTCGCGGTGCGGATAAACCCCGGCATCGGCGCGGGCCACCATGAAAAGGTCGTCACCGCGGGGACGAACACAAAGTTCGGCGTGGACCCACGCTTCGCCGGCGAGCTCCGCGCCGCCCTCGGGCGCCACGACCTGCGCCTCGCGGGACTGAACCAGCACATCGGGTCCCTGTTCATGACCGGCGACGAATATATCGAGGCGGCGCGGTTCCTTTTCTCCTTCGCGGAGGATTTCCCCGAGATCGAATTTCTCGATTTCGGCGGCGGCTTCGGCATCCCCTACCACAAGGAGAACGGCGAGAAGAGGCTTGACCTCTCCCATGTCGGGAAACGACTTCAAAAAGCCGTGGAGGAATGGGTGGAAAAAACCGGGAGGCGGATAACAATCAAGATCGAGCCGGGGCGCTACACCGTGGCCGAATGCGGCCTGCTTCTCGGCACGGTCCACGCCCTGAAGGTCAACGGCGGTCGGAGCTACGCGGGCACGGACATCGGCTTCAACGTCCTTATCCGGCGGGCCATGTACGACGCCCACCACGACATCGAGGTTTACTCTGACACCCCGAGGGAGAGCGCCCCCATGGCCCAGGTGACGGTCGTGGGTAACATCTGCGAGACCGGGGACATCATCGCCAAGGACCGGATGCTGCCGCCGCTGATGGAAGGCGACATTCTCGGGATCCTGGACGCCGGGGCCTACGGCATGGTTATGGCGTCGAACTACAACTGCCGGCTCCGGCCCGCGGAAGTGCTCATCACCGCAGGCGGCGACGATGTGCTGATCAGGTCCCGGGACACCCTCGAAGACCTGGCGAGGCATTACCCGGGGTAG
- the lspA gene encoding signal peptidase II yields the protein MKKHLLRFLVIAAIISINIGCDQSTKYLAKKHLPREMTIQVIDNLFVLQYAENKGGFLSMFSSLSKTFRLFFLSIIPLIALVLMTLYIIAAADLSGLHILGLSCIIGGGLSNIVDRLANEYVIDFMNIGIGMVRSGIFNFADLSIMGGTAIILAMAMKDKNKTAGGIIPS from the coding sequence ATGAAAAAACACTTACTGCGCTTCCTGGTGATCGCCGCCATCATATCCATCAACATCGGCTGCGACCAGTCGACCAAGTACCTGGCGAAGAAGCACCTGCCCCGGGAGATGACCATCCAGGTCATAGACAATCTCTTCGTGCTGCAGTACGCCGAGAACAAGGGCGGGTTCCTGAGCATGTTCTCGTCACTCTCAAAAACATTCCGGCTCTTTTTCCTCTCCATCATCCCACTGATCGCCCTTGTCCTGATGACCCTGTACATCATCGCCGCCGCGGATCTCTCGGGCCTGCACATCCTCGGCCTCAGCTGCATCATTGGCGGCGGACTGAGCAACATTGTGGACCGCCTGGCCAATGAATATGTCATCGATTTCATGAACATCGGCATCGGCATGGTACGGTCCGGCATTTTCAACTTCGCGGACCTCTCCATCATGGGGGGCACCGCCATCATCCTGGCCATGGCCATGAAGGATAAAAACAAAACGGCGGGCGGGATCATCCCCTCATGA
- a CDS encoding carbonic anhydrase, whose translation MIHKNVKTEFSPEEHMPQIDPTAYVHPLGVVIGNVIIGKRVFVSPFASVRGDEGQPLHVGDDSNVQDGVIIHALETFHEGHVVEKNLVEVNGKKYAVYIGNRVSLAHQVQVHGPAAIGNNCFIGMKSLVFKSKVEDGCVIEPNCVLVGVTIRSGNYVPTGSVCSSQADADRLQKKITEDYAFRTLNDGVVHVNTNLAEGYRKANLKL comes from the coding sequence ATGATTCATAAAAATGTCAAAACTGAATTTTCACCCGAAGAGCATATGCCGCAGATCGATCCGACCGCGTACGTCCATCCCCTGGGGGTGGTCATCGGCAACGTGATCATCGGCAAGAGGGTGTTCGTCTCCCCCTTCGCCTCCGTCCGCGGCGACGAAGGACAACCCCTCCATGTCGGCGACGACAGCAACGTCCAGGACGGCGTCATCATCCACGCATTGGAGACCTTCCATGAGGGCCATGTGGTGGAAAAAAACCTCGTCGAAGTCAACGGGAAGAAATACGCGGTCTATATCGGCAACCGGGTTTCCCTGGCCCACCAGGTGCAGGTCCACGGCCCCGCGGCCATCGGCAATAACTGCTTCATCGGCATGAAAAGCCTTGTCTTCAAGTCAAAGGTGGAGGACGGCTGCGTGATCGAGCCGAACTGCGTCCTCGTGGGCGTGACCATCAGGTCGGGAAATTACGTTCCCACCGGATCGGTCTGCTCCAGCCAGGCCGATGCCGACCGTCTACAGAAAAAGATCACGGAGGATTACGCGTTCCGCACCCTCAACGACGGCGTGGTGCACGTGAACACCAACCTCGCCGAAGGATATCGGAAAGCGAACCTTAAGCTGTAA
- a CDS encoding amidase: MGGFKEYDKYDGLGLADLVKKKKVSPKELCEEAISRIEKLNPAVNAVIHPMFDIARKTAQGPLPNGPFRGVPFLLKDLIACYAGVPTSCGSRAYRNFVPDYDTELVRRFKSAGFVIAGKTNTPELGLKGITDPELFGHSRNPWNRERITGGSSGGSAAAVASGMVPLAAGGDGGGSIRIPSSCCGIFGLKPTRGRNPVGPGSGEGWQGATVEHVITRSVRDSAAALDFTNGARAGSRCVIGPPERPYMKEIQTKPGKLKIAFNVNSPLEGGNVHPECVKAVTDAAALLEKLGHHVEEAKPAIDGMALARSYITMYYGETAADITASEKALGRKPRSGDFEITTWILGILGRLYSAEDFVMAIRQWDVFAHEMGLFHERFDLYLTPTIAYPPFGVDDLKPKAFDRAGMRIINTLKLGGILKKSGMAEAIALLNLEKTPFTQLANLTGQPAMSVPLHWTPDGLPVGVQFIAPFGDEATLFRLAAQLEKARPWFDKRPPMAR; the protein is encoded by the coding sequence ATGGGCGGATTCAAGGAATACGACAAATACGACGGTCTCGGCCTTGCCGATCTGGTGAAAAAGAAAAAGGTATCGCCGAAGGAATTATGCGAGGAAGCGATTTCCCGAATCGAGAAGCTCAATCCCGCTGTCAACGCGGTCATCCACCCCATGTTCGACATAGCGCGAAAAACGGCCCAGGGCCCCCTCCCCAACGGTCCCTTCAGGGGAGTTCCCTTCCTTCTTAAAGACCTCATCGCCTGCTACGCCGGCGTTCCCACATCGTGCGGCTCCCGCGCCTACCGCAACTTCGTGCCCGATTACGACACGGAGCTGGTGCGCCGCTTCAAGAGCGCGGGTTTCGTCATAGCGGGGAAGACCAATACCCCGGAGCTGGGCCTGAAGGGCATAACCGATCCGGAGCTCTTCGGCCACTCCCGCAATCCCTGGAACAGGGAGCGCATCACCGGCGGCTCCAGCGGCGGATCCGCCGCGGCGGTGGCGTCGGGCATGGTGCCCCTCGCCGCGGGAGGCGACGGCGGCGGCTCCATCAGGATCCCCTCGTCCTGCTGCGGCATTTTCGGTCTCAAGCCGACACGGGGCCGCAACCCCGTCGGTCCGGGCAGCGGCGAGGGATGGCAGGGCGCCACAGTCGAGCATGTTATTACTCGTTCAGTGCGGGACAGCGCCGCCGCGCTCGATTTCACCAACGGCGCCCGTGCAGGGTCCCGATGCGTCATAGGGCCGCCCGAGCGTCCTTATATGAAGGAAATCCAGACCAAGCCGGGGAAATTGAAAATAGCCTTCAACGTTAATTCGCCCCTTGAGGGCGGCAACGTACATCCCGAATGCGTCAAGGCCGTTACCGATGCGGCGGCTCTCCTTGAAAAACTGGGACATCACGTGGAAGAGGCGAAACCCGCTATTGACGGTATGGCCCTGGCCCGTTCATATATCACCATGTACTACGGCGAAACCGCGGCGGACATCACTGCCAGCGAAAAGGCCCTGGGAAGAAAACCGCGCTCCGGCGATTTCGAGATCACCACGTGGATACTGGGAATCCTAGGCAGATTATACTCAGCGGAGGATTTCGTCATGGCCATCAGGCAATGGGACGTCTTCGCCCACGAGATGGGGCTCTTCCATGAGCGGTTCGACCTCTACCTGACCCCGACGATCGCATACCCTCCCTTCGGCGTGGACGACCTGAAGCCGAAGGCCTTTGACCGGGCAGGCATGAGAATAATCAACACCCTGAAACTGGGAGGCATCTTAAAGAAAAGCGGCATGGCCGAAGCCATCGCCCTTCTGAACCTGGAGAAAACGCCCTTCACACAGCTGGCCAACCTGACAGGCCAGCCCGCCATGTCTGTGCCGCTCCACTGGACCCCGGACGGCCTGCCGGTGGGAGTGCAGTTCATCGCGCCCTTCGGCGACGAGGCCACGCTCTTCCGCCTGGCTGCCCAGCTGGAAAAGGCCCGGCCCTGGTTCGATAAGCGGCCGCCCATGGCCCGATAG
- a CDS encoding TetR/AcrR family transcriptional regulator: MNTQVTQTAAKDKKSIRTKEKIMRAARKVFSEHPYHTASMRMIGKEAQIEHPLINYYFPNKAVLFETIVEDLCESFAQRTAEWLDEVSRARSIAEGFMRHIDLMIDYNTVNPETIRILAMNLTQADNISLIPGYQRFPELIDRIRKIFVEKISPAGPESEISMLMNSFNFLAISFLGSSTCIAQIQGMEAGGKEYREWVKNTLGFIFLPRLREIIVPDTAEGNARRKKSPK; encoded by the coding sequence ATGAACACTCAAGTGACGCAAACGGCGGCAAAAGACAAGAAAAGCATCCGCACAAAGGAAAAAATTATGCGGGCTGCCCGGAAGGTATTCTCCGAGCACCCTTACCACACGGCCAGCATGCGCATGATAGGCAAAGAGGCGCAGATAGAACACCCGCTGATCAACTATTACTTCCCCAACAAGGCGGTGCTCTTCGAAACCATAGTCGAGGACCTGTGCGAGAGTTTTGCTCAACGCACGGCGGAATGGCTCGACGAGGTATCCAGGGCCCGGAGTATCGCGGAAGGCTTCATGAGGCACATCGACCTGATGATCGATTATAACACCGTCAATCCGGAGACGATAAGGATCCTGGCGATGAACCTGACCCAGGCCGACAACATATCCCTCATTCCCGGGTATCAGCGGTTCCCCGAGCTCATCGACCGGATACGCAAGATCTTCGTTGAAAAGATCTCGCCCGCGGGACCGGAATCGGAAATCAGCATGTTAATGAACAGCTTCAACTTCCTGGCCATTTCCTTCCTCGGATCCAGTACCTGCATTGCACAGATCCAGGGCATGGAAGCCGGCGGCAAGGAATATCGTGAATGGGTCAAGAACACCCTCGGCTTCATCTTCCTGCCGCGATTGAGGGAAATTATCGTTCCCGACACGGCTGAAGGCAACGCGCGCAGAAAGAAGTCTCCCAAATAA